In the genome of Procambarus clarkii isolate CNS0578487 unplaced genomic scaffold, FALCON_Pclarkii_2.0 HiC_scaffold_266, whole genome shotgun sequence, one region contains:
- the LOC138361225 gene encoding tripartite motif containing 13-like has translation MMDNKPEECSVCFNDYDDNQLRPRNLPCGHTFCSQCIDNAIKNGQLTCPSCRAQHAATAATQFPISYAVEAFVRKLKNIQLTTEEAVPAKRYEGPAKGISKTLRSMVQEQKSIISTLITSCEEVLSQLGEYWGQLGDWKTHHLQLQDKLYALVEQNKSAMKLLELEDTSVVDMTTQGEEGKTQLQVMVGSLDTVNTPQEVDTTIDTAHECKMKVEDWLKKCQELFPDVMTVHTSVKVRC, from the coding sequence gataacaagccagaggaatgttcagtgtgttttaacgatTATGATGACAATCAGCTACGACCTCGCAATCTGCCGtgcggccacacattctgctcccagtgtattgacaatgctatcaagaatggtcagctgacctgccccagctgccgtgcccagcacgctgccacagctgctactcagttcccaattagctATGCTGTGGAGGCTTTTGTTAGGAAACTCAAAAATATCCAGCTAACAACTGAGGAAGCAGTGCCAGCAAAACGTTATGAAGGTCCCGCCAAAGGCATCAGTAAGACGTTACGTTCCatggtgcaggagcagaagagcatcatcagcaccctcattactagctgtgaagaggtactgtcccagctgggggagtactgggggcagctgggggactggaagactcaccacctccagctccaggacaaactctatgctctggtagagcagaacaagtcagcaatgaagctcttggaactggaggataccagtgtggtggatatgacaacacaaggagaggaagggaagactcagctgcaggtCATGGTGGggagcctcgacacagtcaacaccccacaggaggttgacacaaccatagacacagctCATGAGTGCAAGATGAAGGTAGAAGATTGGCTCAAGAAGTGCCAGGAACTTTTCCCAGATGTCAtgactgtccacacctcagtgaaggtacgctgctga